The genomic window GGCGGCGGACACCGTGCCCGGCTTGCCCTTGCAGGCGGCGCGGTGGATCGCGGCCTTGTCGCGCGCGGCGCGTGGTGTGGCGACGCCGTCGCCACCATCGACGCGCCACTTCCAGCCACCTTTGGGCTGGCGTTCCCAGACGGTGGTGAAATAGCCGTTATTGCCGCGGCGGTTCAGCCACGGCCCGGTGTTGACCGCCAGCGCGCCATCGCACGAGACGAAGCTATCCGACGCCCACCATTGGATCGCCACCGGCGGATCCTTGAGGCCCTTGATCGCTTCCTCGATCGGCTGCGGGCCGTCGCCGAACATCGTCGCGCCAGGCAGCGCGAAGCTGCGGAATGCGGTCCATTGCCCTTCGGTCTGCGCCGCGCGGGCGAAGGCGATCTCGGCATCGGCGGCGGTCGCGGGGAGCGGATCGGCGGCCGCCAGCAAGAGCGTGATGAACATCGGCAATCCCCATTCTGTCGCTGCGGAGGAAGGCTGGCCATCGCCGTGCCTGATCGGGACGGTGATGCTATGAACCGTCGCGGTCGCGCTACGAACGTCCCCACATCCTTGTTTCGCCCCAATTGGTGGCCCGATAGGAAATATGAGTGAATTTTGAAGCAAGCCCAACTCCGCCGGCGCTAACCGGCGCCGCGCGCCGCGTGGTGGCGCTGTTCATCGTCCTGTTCTGGATCGCGCAATTCGGGCTGGTGACCGCGCAGCGGCTCGTCTTCCTCGAAGAAGAGTCCGTGTGGTTGATCATCCCGCGACTGTGCGTGTCGGCAATCGCCATCACCATGTCGTTCGGCATCGCCTATCTGCTGGCGCGTTCGGTCGGCAGGCCGGTGATCGCGCGCGTCCGGTTGGCGATCGGGCTGGCGCTGGTCGCGCCATGGATCCACGCGCTCAGCAATTACACGATCTTCCAGATCTACACGCCGATGCCGAGCCCGTTCGAGGACATCGTGATGAGCTACGTGCCGGCGCTGGTGCAGTGGCTTACCTCCTACGCCGCTGCGACGGGGATGATCTACGCGCTGGTCACGCATTTCGAATCGCGCGAGCGCGAGCGCGAGATCAGCCGGCTTCAGCGCGTCGCCGCCGTCGCGCAGCTTCGCGCGCTGCGCTATCAGCTCAATCCGCATTTCATGTTCAACACGCTCAATTCGGTGACGGCGCTGATCGGGGCGGGGCGGGCGGCGGATGCCGAGGAGATGGTCGAGAATCTCGCCGACTTCCTGCGCGCCGGCCTGTCGCTCGATGCGCTCGACGATATCCCGCTGAGCCGCGAGCTAGAGCTGCAGTCATTGTACCTGGCGATCGAGAAAGTGCGCTTCGTCGATCGCCTGCGGGTGCGCGAGGAAGTGAGCCGCGAGGCGATGCAGGCGCTGGTGCCGAGCCTGGTGACGCAGCCGCTGATCGAGAACGCCATCCGCCATGCGGTGGCGGCGACCACCGAGCCGGTCGATCTGGTGATCTGCGCCAAGGTGGTCGGCGAGGATCTGCACGTCGCGATCCGCAACACTGCCCCCGATCAGTCGCGGCCGGGCAAGCGCGGCACCGGCCTGGGCCTGATCAATGTCGAGGAGCGGCTGCGCGCGCGCTTCGGCGAAGTGCGCTTCTCGGCCGGGTTGGCGCCGGACGGGATGTACGAAGTCGCCTTCGCCGTGCCGTACCTGCGGGCGAAGGAAGCAGCATGATCCGGCTGCTGCTGTGCGACGATGAGCCGCTCGCGATCCAGCGGCTGGGCGAGATGCTCGGACGGTTCGCCGATGTCGAGATCATTGGCATCGCCAATGACGGACGCGATGCGATCGAGCGGATCATCGAGCTCAAGCCCGATGCGGTGCTGCTCGATATCGAGATGCCCTATCTCGACGGCTTCGACGTGATCGAGGAAGTCGCCCGGCGCGGCGAGGCGTGTCCGCTGGTCGTGTTCGCCACGGCGTTTCCGCGCTTCGCGACGATGGCGTTCGAGACCGGCGCTATCGACTTTCTGACCAAGCCGGTGCGGCTGGCGCGGCTTGAGACCACGATCCAGCGCATCCGCGCCGCGCTCGACGACCGCAGCGCGCGCAGCCGGCTCGAGGAATTGTCTCGCCAGCTCGAAGCACTGCGCCGGACCGGCTCTCCCGCCACGGACGATCCGCATATCTGGATCCAGCGCCGCGGCGAGACGGTGCGCGTCTCGCTGCAGCGGATCGACTGGATCCGCGCCGAGGCCGAATATGTCCGGATCGTCGTCGGGCAGGCCAGCTATCTTCACCGCGAGCCGCTGAGCGAGTTCATGACCCGGCTCGACGAGAAGGATTTCCTGCGGGTCCACCGCTCGCTGATCGTCAATCGCCACCGCGTCGTGGCGGTGCGCCGCAATCCGACCGGCAGTTACCGGCTGATGACGGAGGACGGCACCGATCTGCCGGTGGGGCGCAGCTATCGAAAGGCCGTGCGTGCGCTGGTGGCGGCGACACCCGAGCTCGAAACCCGGGGGGGCTGATATGGCTGGAATGCGCAACCGCGCCTGCGCTGCCGCCGTGGCGCTGATGCTGGTGGCGGGCAACGCGGCGCCGGGCGGGGCGGACCGCGATTACGCGGCGATCCGCGCAGCCTGGGCCGAGGCGCGCGCTGCCGCGCGGAGCGACGCGGCGGCGGCCTTGCCGCGCTACGATGCCCTGATCGAGATGGCGGCGGGCAGTCACGGGATCCTGCTCTCGGCGATCTCGGTGGCGGCGAAGGCGCGGGACAAGATGCGTCTCGCCCGTTGGCTGGCGTTGTTCGTCGAGCAGGGCGGCGCGTTCCCGGCGGAGGATTGCGCGGAACTGGCCGCTATCCTCGGTGCGGGTAGCGAAGCGGTGCTCGAAAGGGCGCGGGAGAATGGGCGCGGGTTCGGCGGCGCAATATCGCTCGCGGAAATTCCCCCCGAACTGCCGCTGATCGAGGGCATCGCGCACGATGCGCGTCGCGGCGCGCTGTTCGTCTCCAGCGTGATCGATCGCCGGATCGAGCGGGTCGCTGCCACCGGCGCGCGCCACACCGTGTTGCGGCTGGCGGAAAGCGACGGTTTTCCGATGGCGCTCGCCTTCGATCGGCGCCGGAACACGCTGTGGGCGGCGATCGACAGCGCGTTGTTCGATGGCGACAAGCCCGGTGCCGGCGGCGTGATGCGGATTTCGCCCGGGACCGGCGCGCACGTCCTGATCGGCGCCGAGCCGGGCACGGCGCTGCATATCGGCGACATCGCGCTCGGACCGGACGGCAGCGTCTATGCCGCGGATTCGCAAAGCGGCGCGATCTATCGCTGCGCCAGCGATTGCACGCGGCTGAGCGTGCTGGTGCCGGCGGGACGGCTGCGCAGCGGGCAGGGCATGGCGGTCGCGCCCGGCGGAAAGCGGCTATATGTCGCCGACTATTCCTACGGCCTGCTCGCGGTCGATCTTCGAACCGGGGCTCTGGCACGTGTCGAAACGGCGGCGGGGATCGCGCTTGACGGGATCGACGGGATCGCGATGCGCGGCAACAAGCTGATCGCCATCCAGAATGGCTGGGTGCCGGCGCGGGTGATCGAGATCGGGCTCGATGCGCGGGGCATGACCGCCACCACGGTTCGTGTGCTTGCGCGCGGCGCGCCGGCCGCGGAGGAGCCCGGGCAATTCACTCTGGGGCCTAGCGGCGCGATCCTGATGGTCGCCAACAGCCAATGGAGACGCATGGACAAGCCCGCAGCGAGACGTTCGCCCCCCGATCCGACGCGGTTGGTGCGATTGATCGCGGGGCGACCCGGGCACTGATCGTCTGAAACGGACGGTTCGT from Sphingomonas sp. includes these protein-coding regions:
- a CDS encoding LytTR family DNA-binding domain-containing protein; translated protein: MIRLLLCDDEPLAIQRLGEMLGRFADVEIIGIANDGRDAIERIIELKPDAVLLDIEMPYLDGFDVIEEVARRGEACPLVVFATAFPRFATMAFETGAIDFLTKPVRLARLETTIQRIRAALDDRSARSRLEELSRQLEALRRTGSPATDDPHIWIQRRGETVRVSLQRIDWIRAEAEYVRIVVGQASYLHREPLSEFMTRLDEKDFLRVHRSLIVNRHRVVAVRRNPTGSYRLMTEDGTDLPVGRSYRKAVRALVAATPELETRGG
- a CDS encoding histidine kinase, with amino-acid sequence MNFEASPTPPALTGAARRVVALFIVLFWIAQFGLVTAQRLVFLEEESVWLIIPRLCVSAIAITMSFGIAYLLARSVGRPVIARVRLAIGLALVAPWIHALSNYTIFQIYTPMPSPFEDIVMSYVPALVQWLTSYAAATGMIYALVTHFESREREREISRLQRVAAVAQLRALRYQLNPHFMFNTLNSVTALIGAGRAADAEEMVENLADFLRAGLSLDALDDIPLSRELELQSLYLAIEKVRFVDRLRVREEVSREAMQALVPSLVTQPLIENAIRHAVAATTEPVDLVICAKVVGEDLHVAIRNTAPDQSRPGKRGTGLGLINVEERLRARFGEVRFSAGLAPDGMYEVAFAVPYLRAKEAA